A region of the Synergistes jonesii genome:
GAACAGATAAACTTCTCTATCCCCTATTACAAGACATACCTGCAGCTCGCGGTGCGACGCAGGGACAACTCCGTAAAAAAGCTTGACGACCTCAAGGGAAAAACGGTCGGCACGCTGAAGGAGAGCTACGCGCAGCAGGTGCTCGAAGAAGTCGGAGATATAAAGATACGCACCTACATCGTAGAGGCGAACACCTACGAGGACCTCGCGAACGGGCGCCTGGACGCCGCCTTCTTCGACCAGCCGATAGCGCTCTACTCCGCCGGCTTCAACCCCGAGATAAAATTCGTTGGGCCTCCCGTCGGAGAGCTCAAATACGCGATCGCGTTGCGCAAGAAGGACAAGGAGCTTCTCGCCGAGGTGAACCGCGCGATAGTGGCTCTGCGCGACAGCGGCAAGCTGCGCGAGATATACGACAGATGGAACCTCTGGACGCCGGTCATGGCGGCCGAATTCAACGACTTCGACCCGCCGAAGGTTGAGCCGGAGCGTTACAACGAGTGGGCCGAATCGCACCGCCCCGCGCTGACCTTCCATAAGCGCATGAACCGCTACATGGAAGTCATGCCGCTCTTCGCGAAGGGCGCTCTCGTCACGATGGAGGTCTCCGTCGTCGCGATGATAATAGCTATCTCGCTCGGCCTCGTGCTCGCGGTAACGCGCGTATTCGCGCCGGCGTGGATCGCGTTCGCCGCCACTCTCTACGTGGAAATAGTGCGGGGCACGCCCGTACTGATACAGCTCTTCTTCATCTTCTACGGGCTGCCCTCCGTCGGAATAAAGTTCTCGCCCTTCTGGGCCGGCGCCATCGGCCTCGGGCTGAACTACGCGGCGTACGAGGCTGAAATATACAGGGCGGGGCTATTCGCCATACCGCGCACTCAGTGGGAGTCGGCGCTCGCTCTCGGCATGACGAGATGGCAGGCGATGCGCGAGGTGATCCTTCCGCAGGCCGTGCGCGTCGTCATACCGCCGATAACGAACGACTTCATCTCTCTGCTGAAGGATTCCTCACTTGTTTCGATAATCACGATGGTCGATCTGACGAAGGTCTACGGCCAGGTATCGGCGACCTATTACGACTACTTCGGGCCGGGCATCATCGTCGCGGTCATCTATCTGCTGCTCGGGCTGCCCTTCGTCCGCTTCGCACATCACACGGAAAAGCGTCTCGCCGAGGTCGAAAAAGAAGGCAGACATGGACGCAGGGAAAATATTTACCGAAGCAGCACAAGATACGTCAGATAGCGCAAATTTATGCGGAATCGGCCGGAGCTTTCAGTCTTCGGCCGCTTTTTCCCGTCAAATCATCGGAAAATAGTTGCGGTCGTTAATAATTCCCTTGCTATCGCTTGTTTTTGTACTTCAATTAAGCTATTTACAAAGCAAGCGGCGCGGAATGGTTTCTACGGAAGGCTAAAAAAATGTATCAGCCGAAATTAAAAGCTAACACGCCGGCTAAGCCTCTTTTTCTCCGGGCACTTTCCTTTTTCAGGCTATTTTACAAGGGGAACTACAGGGCGATCGTTGAAAACAGCGACAGGCTAGTCGGGCACTACTTCATCCAGGAAAAGACCATTCGCCTGCAAAACCGAGCGGCATGGCCCGTCAAAATGCCCAGCGTCATCGCCGATGTACCGGAAAGCCTTGTAAAAAGCGGCGCAATTCTGCCCGAAAGCGCAGAGGATTTTCTCGAATTCTACCGCGGCATACGCGAGGGCAGACCGTGCGGGCAGAGCTTGATAACAAAGAGAAGGGGCTCAGGCGGCACGGCTTACGTCAAAGAGCGCTACGTCATCGTCGACGGCGGAGAGGGAAAGCCGCGCTTGGCGATCATCTACCTTGACGACGTAACGGCTGAACGACAGCAGATGGAACGCCTGAAGGAGTTCGCGGAGCGCGACGGACTGACCGGCGTTTACAACCGCGCGGCCGCCGAGGAAAGGATTCGCGGGGCGCTTGACGAAAGCGAAGCCGGGGCGCTGCTGATATTCGATATAGACAACTTAAAGAGGATAAACGACACGGCCGGGCACGCGGCCGGAGACAGAGCGATAAAGCTGGCGGCGGATTCGCTTTCGTTCCACTTCCGAGGGCGGGGCGTCGTAGGGCGCCTCGGAGGAGACGAATTTATCGTATTCCTCAAAGGTCCGCACGACGACGTCATGATCTGCAATTTGCTCTCTTTCTTGACGGCCGAGCTATCTGGCGCCGGTATGGACGAATATGGAAATTTGCGCGTGACGTGCAGCGCCGGCGCCGCGTTCAAGCGGACGCGCCTCGACGACTTTGAGACGCTATATCATATAGCCGACGCGGCGCTCCGCCAAGCCAAGCGCAACGGCAGTAAACGCTGCGCCGTCTACGCCGGCTCCGGGGAGCTTATATTCTGCTGAAAATATTTTTCAACGAAAAACCCGCCGCCGTAGTCGCAGGAGGCGGTCGTCTGCGGCGAACGTCCTCCGAGACCTTCGCGCCCTGCGCAAGGCAGAGCGACGCCGTCGGCTGCGAGGGATGCGCCGCTCTCAGGTCAGGCCGCCAAAAGTCCGACGGCCTGACATTCTAAACCTGCACGCTTCAGTCGAGAAGCTGCGTCTCTATTATTTGACTCATATTGAAGCCGCGCACGCGCAGCGAATGGCGCACCACCTCTTCGAGCGCGGCGAGCGGAAGGGGCCCGACCAGCTCCGCGTCGGCTATACCAACGCCGTAGCTGTCGGCCAGCGTTTTGACCAGATCATATACCACGGGTATCGGTGTCTTTTCAAAATTGGTGAGGTTCATCGAGACTTGAACCATCTTCCTCTCTTCGAGCGCAAGGCCTATGGCGCGGCAGTAGCGGAGGCCGCCGGAGGAGAAGCGCATGCGCTTGGCGATCTCTTTGGCGACGCCTATATCGTCGGTGCGCAGGTTGACGTTGTAAGCTACAAGCGGAAAACGGACGCCTGTGACGGTCGCTCCCGATTTGGGCACGAAGGCGAAGGGGCCTTCGTCCGGACGCCACTCTTCATCGCGCATCTTTTCCGCAAGAGCTTCGTACTGCCCTTTGCGGATGTCGACGAGGTTCTGCCGCGACGGCTTCGTGGCCGCTTCTTCGTAGTAGTAGACCGGCACTCCGAGCCCGCCGAGGAACTTCCCGTATCTGCGGGATATCTCCAGCGCTTCGTCCTTCTCAACGTTACGCACCGGCACGAAGGGTACGACGTCCACGGCGCCCTGACGCGGATGGCTGCCGTGGTGCTGAGTCATATCTATCTCTTCGACGGCCCGTCTCGTTATGTTCACGGCGCCGGCTAAGACGTCTTCCGGCTCGCCTATCCACGTGTATACGGAACGGTTGTGATCCGCGTCGGAGTCGACGTCCATTATCGTGATGGACGGCGTCGAGGTAAGCGCTTCCGTGATTCTCTTTATCTTAGCCTCGTCGCGCCCTTCGCTGACGTTAAGTTCGCAGAGCAATATTTTTTTAGCCATATTCTCTCTTCCTTTCTTTATCCGCGTTCAACGGAATTTTTAAGTTCGAGGGCCGCGGCGGCAAATTCTGCGTTGACCTCTGCGCTCTTTATCAGCGGCAGGTTGGCCTCGACGTT
Encoded here:
- the ftcD gene encoding glutamate formimidoyltransferase, producing the protein MAKKILLCELNVSEGRDEAKIKRITEALTSTPSITIMDVDSDADHNRSVYTWIGEPEDVLAGAVNITRRAVEEIDMTQHHGSHPRQGAVDVVPFVPVRNVEKDEALEISRRYGKFLGGLGVPVYYYEEAATKPSRQNLVDIRKGQYEALAEKMRDEEWRPDEGPFAFVPKSGATVTGVRFPLVAYNVNLRTDDIGVAKEIAKRMRFSSGGLRYCRAIGLALEERKMVQVSMNLTNFEKTPIPVVYDLVKTLADSYGVGIADAELVGPLPLAALEEVVRHSLRVRGFNMSQIIETQLLD
- a CDS encoding GGDEF domain-containing protein, whose translation is MYQPKLKANTPAKPLFLRALSFFRLFYKGNYRAIVENSDRLVGHYFIQEKTIRLQNRAAWPVKMPSVIADVPESLVKSGAILPESAEDFLEFYRGIREGRPCGQSLITKRRGSGGTAYVKERYVIVDGGEGKPRLAIIYLDDVTAERQQMERLKEFAERDGLTGVYNRAAAEERIRGALDESEAGALLIFDIDNLKRINDTAGHAAGDRAIKLAADSLSFHFRGRGVVGRLGGDEFIVFLKGPHDDVMICNLLSFLTAELSGAGMDEYGNLRVTCSAGAAFKRTRLDDFETLYHIADAALRQAKRNGSKRCAVYAGSGELIFC
- a CDS encoding ABC transporter substrate-binding protein/permease, translating into MKKYIVIFALIAAIFASPTALFGNEAAGEKILRWGGDSEGGFPYMFPDPQDPKKLIGFEVDIVDALAKEMGRRPIYVNNAWDNLIPGLDRNLYDIAINGLEVTPEHEEQINFSIPYYKTYLQLAVRRRDNSVKKLDDLKGKTVGTLKESYAQQVLEEVGDIKIRTYIVEANTYEDLANGRLDAAFFDQPIALYSAGFNPEIKFVGPPVGELKYAIALRKKDKELLAEVNRAIVALRDSGKLREIYDRWNLWTPVMAAEFNDFDPPKVEPERYNEWAESHRPALTFHKRMNRYMEVMPLFAKGALVTMEVSVVAMIIAISLGLVLAVTRVFAPAWIAFAATLYVEIVRGTPVLIQLFFIFYGLPSVGIKFSPFWAGAIGLGLNYAAYEAEIYRAGLFAIPRTQWESALALGMTRWQAMREVILPQAVRVVIPPITNDFISLLKDSSLVSIITMVDLTKVYGQVSATYYDYFGPGIIVAVIYLLLGLPFVRFAHHTEKRLAEVEKEGRHGRRENIYRSSTRYVR